GTTACGTCTCCTATGGACAGAACCACCCATAGCAAAGAGCAGCTCCTTGTTGTCTGTGCTGTAAACAGATATTTCTATGAGCGCACACTGGTAACGCCTATGCTCATACGTTCCTTATAACATATGCTCCTATGTCACAAAGTCTGTATAAACCCAGTTCTgcctttgttctgtagttctgactctGGGCTTTGTTCAGAACCCACAAACGGTTTAAATAAATCTTTCCTATTTACTTCAAATGACTTTCCGTGTCTGAAATGTCCATAACACTATGGATAGTATTAAAGATGCAgcaatcagtagtgatgagtgacatatattttgccacaaaaaattgCCATCTACtccaatgtaatgtaaaaaaaaaaaaagttttgtggcTTGGAAAAAGTAACAGTGAAAAAAATACCCGTTGACTTTAACACGTCTTGAGAATTTTCGCCATTTCCCTGACTCTTCAGTCGCCAATCACTAACAGTAAGTGTGAGATATGTATATCCCTAGCGCAAAATAAAGCCAGACCAGCGCATATATTAGCAGCTCCTTGGGGCCAATACTGGATGGCCTTTACACAATATATAGCCTGATGGTCTTTGCAGATGGGCAGTGTCCGTGcagactgtatgtataaatatattagacCAAAATTGGGCCCATTACCATGGTTCTccatgcccatatatatatatagttcattcATAGTCATCACAGTTGCTATGCCCTTTGGGCTACTCACACAGGATTAATTGGAGCCTTCACACTGCCCTTCTGTGTGCAGATACATATATAACAGTAACGCTGGGGaggagagaatgagagggagaagttcagctaaagctggccatgcatggaATGAGCTGCTTCCTTCCCCAGGTCACTGGAGAATCTGCTTTTATCCAATTCATCGACCCTTGTAGTGGGTCAGATTTATCTGGTCTGAAAGGTTGGCACTTGGGCCCCTGATaccccctgtatgggcacctttaaagagATATTGTCAACTAAATACTGCAATTTATAAAGACCTGAAAACAATGAGTGATGTTTATTTAAAGTTGTGTTCCCCCCTACCCTTATCTCCACCCTTGCATCCCAGGTAATATCATTAGAACTCCCTATATGCTGAATGcctaaatggacttttctagatAAACCCAACTAGTCAGCCTGACAAAGTTTCCTGAAACATGAAATCAGTACACAAATTTCTTTAGtatgatttttttattgaaagttaAACATTGCACAAAAGAATATACAAAATTGTAacatattatttacattaaaggggaactaaaccccccACAGGCAATCTGGATCTTCAGATCCTCTTCTTTCCCTTCGCAGACGGATGGAGCCTTCTGGCGCAGATCCTCTTCTTTCCCTTCGCAGACGGATGGAGCCTTCTGGCGCAGATCCTCTTCTTTCCCTTCGCAGACGGATGGAGCCTTCTGGCGCAGATCCTCTTCTTTCCCTTCGCAGACGGATGGAGCCTTCTGGCGCAGATCCTCTTCTTTCCCTTCGCAGACGGATGGAGCCTTCTGGCGCAGATCCTCTTCTTTCCCTTCGCAGACGGATGGAGCCTTCTGGCGCAGATCCTCTTCTTTCCCTTCACAGACAGATGGAGCCTTCTGGCACATTGGCAGTCGGCACTAATCCCAGACTAGCTCCAACTGCGCATGCCTGGAAAGTAAGTTTTCTGGATACGTAACAGTGCCATAGCCAAGAGGAACGTCTCTGTGAAGTCTTTCTGTAGGTCAACTCTCAAGTCTCTTGTTTGAAGGTCTCCTGTGAGGTTCCTGGATATTTATAACATTTCTACTCAGTTCCTCTTGGTTCCTCTTGTTTGTATGTGAGCAGGCCTGCCCGCTACTTGTGCCCAGGGCCCATTGTATTTCCAGCAGCAGCGCTTCAACTGGCACATGACTTGTATGAAAGGGCATCAGGGATTCCATTCAGTTGTGTCTGTTCCTTGGTTTGGCTCTGTGTGACTCTTTGTGTGATTTCTGTATCCATTGGAACAGTCCCAGTATCCAACTTGTATCCCTTCTACTGGCCAGTTCAGCAGTACGGTTTGTTTCTCTTGCTGCCGCTGTGCCCGTGCCTTATATAACGTAGGCAATGCTAATCTTATGGCTGCTCATTGGCATTTTCTTGGCACCATTTCTGTTCGGTCCATGGCAATAGCCTCCCACATTGCCTATCTGGATAGCAGCATCTCATTTTCCATAAACTCAGTGCTGGGCATTCTTATACCATGGCCTTATTTCCTGGCAAAACTGTTATTAGCCAAGGAGAAAGTCTCTAGAATATTTCTTAAAGAGAACCTGTCAGTTTTCAGTTAAGTGATTCTATGGGTCAGTTCTCATTCTCTTGTTCTCTGGTTCTTGGATCTTTATAAAGTCTCCTCCGCATTTGCGCTTGTGCGCCTTGGAGCCCGGAGTCCTGTCCGTAAGCCGCTTCACGACTTGTTGACAGGGGCCATTGCATTTCCACCAGTGGCGCTTCAGTGACTCGTATTCCTGAATGAAATCGTGATAGATCTATAAAATAACAGGAGAAATATCATGGAACCTGACACATTCTTTATATCAAACTTAATGGTACAGTACAattttgtatatgtgtatgtatatactgtatatatatataaaactacttACTGTAATATTTGCGCCACTTTCTCTATTGATTCGCTTCATGTGATACTGAAAGGTTGCGCCATGCTCAAGGTCATGCGTTCCTCTGAGTCGCTGGTAGTAGTGGATCATTTCATGCAGGAGAGTCTGTAGGGTGAGAAACAGCCCCAATGTTACTTGTTCTGCCTTCATGTATAGAAAATGCATCACATCTTTGCAGGCAAACCCATGTCTTTCCATAGATATTACATGCACACATCTATTTTATTCCATAAGCAAACAAATCTAAATACAGTCTTCTAATAAACCATTTTGTGGCATCAGGTGAGGGCAAAAGGGAATGAGTAATAAAGCTCTTATCTAGCCACTTACTCGTGCCCTGGGGCTGCTGTACCAACCAGATGCCACAACAGTCTGACAATTTAAAACAGGGTTTATTAATAGGGCCCAAACTATATCTGGCGTTCCATTTGGACCCAAGATAAAAGATTAGTTCCCTGTCTCCTTTTAACTGCTTGTGACTATTATAGCAGGAGATGTCAGTGCCAATTAGCTCAGATACACCATCTAGGCAAAGGGGCAcagaccaggcctggactgggattcaaaataggccctagcatttcacaCAGAAGCCCAAAAGCTCCAccaagccaataaatagtgactgtctatggcatcttacagcagcccctctggcatttcccagaatacacagattgccagtccgggcctggcacaGACCAATGCTGGATTAGAGCTAACTGTCACAATTCCCACCTCTGACTCCTGCATGCAGAGAGCCCAACTGGCGAGAGGGAAATAGTGAAGAGTTATTTGATCAATTCAGACTCAGTATAAAAGATTTCCACTCTTCTGCTATCTCTAGGGGTTATTGTATCAGCCCATGCTGTATCCCTAAGGGGCCACCATAGTTTCCCAGCAGCACAAGTACATGGCCAGTTTGGCTGTTATCAGTTAGTACAAATAGAGACAAAGAGAAGACTTACTTGCACTGTATCTTTCCTTGCCCGTAACTCAAGGAGAGGTTTGTTCAGGCGAATTTTGCATATTCCAGTTCTTGTGTTATATATGCAAAGGCCGGCATCGCTGGAAAACATAATGCAGGTTTGAGATGTGTCTGTGCTAAATAAACTCTactctatttatattatttattaacagaGCGATTTATATTGCtctattaataatataaattCCCCCCAAGGTCTATTAACAACAAACCCCATTAGTTCCTGACTTACATGCATAACCTGTTACTCCATTTAAGGTCAATTGGTGGCAACTGTCCACCAAAGAATTTCGTATTAAACTCTTCAAATAGGATGCGGATATCGGGTTTGGGGTCCAGCACCTCCCAATATGGATCCACAATCGACAGATCTTTCTGAAAAGACAGATCAGTCTGACAGGCCACAGAATGTTTTTCTTGAGAAGTGAAATTTTCATTAGATTGATTATTGAAAGAAAGATCAGGAGAATTTGGTGCGGTATAGTACTCCGAGGAGCTATCCGATGTTGATAAAAATAAGCCCATCCTCCTTCTCTAACCTCCTCTTACGCAGTTGTTTACCAACTGTGGCCAATTTGAGCTTGCTGCAGGCAGTGTTGGTTctcccattgtgatgtcatagtgatgtcacggGACATTTGTTTACAGGCTGTGAGTGCTGGAgatgcccattgtgacatcacactcACTGCACAACATGTAGGCCCTAAAGGAAAAGTGCATCTAAAATCCACTTTGATTTAAATTGAGGCTTTCTTTACTATTTATTGGTGCAGCTAAAATGGCCAATCGATTTCTGTACATAATATACCCGCCCATAGGGAATACTATGTACGTACATTTTGCGCTACTGTGCAGCTTCTGCCATTTCACTGGAATTCATCAAAATCTTTGCAATGAATAAAAAGATTTGGCAAACAGCAGTGATTTTTAAACTGTTTGctctgtgttagtaaatgagcccttagtgTGTTACGAAGGAAAATATTACAGTCAATTATgccttttttactttattatgttgggctgaaaaacccacagactgttcttccacttccgcttcttcttcgcgccccccattttctaaacgctactcctcctacagttttaggggtacaacacccaaactctccacacttcttcgccctataggggagcaggttgcttgtgcttttctaagcgattccgCCCCCCGTCATTTtttggcgccgctctgaacaccccaatttttccattgactttgactttcaaactgctgccactcttacagctttgaagctacaccccccaaacgtgaataacataataatggggtcaccccgaatgaaacggcatcatttgttggatgaccccaaagtgggaggggccaacaacagccaatcaaatttcacccattgacttttatggggaaactgaaactgctgccaatcttacagctttgaggctacactccccaaacttgaatcacataatcagcctgaatgaaaatatggtgattgctggatgcccaaaagtgggcggagctgtaaacagccaatcagatattttacctattgacttggcggaaattcaacctgctgccgttctcacagtattaacaccggggtccccaaactttaggcaccaggtaactgtggttcacggttagaaaaagtgggtggggccaccaacagccaatcagattttacctattgactttcaatggggaaattaatcctgctgccattctcacagtatttacTTTAAGGACAGCCCTAACTAACTAGGGGTCTTTTCAGCTTTAAACCgggaaaagtaaatcattttgttGAAAGCTGAAGCTAGAGGACAGTAGGTCTCTGAAAAATATTGcacttaaatattgaattaaactTGGTGAAAGACTCATTTCACAGTCTCTTATTCCACATGACATTGGGAACATAGAAAGTATCATAGATATGAATGCCAagtgaatagtttgatgcccatatGCTCAACTTTACCCAACGATGCAGCAGGCAGTGACCCAAAAATGTACCTTGTTCATATGAAGATATACAGCTTGTTGCATACACAATAGACTGCCGgcattttatgtttaataaaagcccctaaaaagtAAGAAGATCATGTTGCAAAAGCCATAACCATGAGTTGACCTAAGATAACCGTGCTATTGGGAAAGTGCTCATCCGGACATATTCAAAATGGCAAACTGAACACTTGTGGGATGAATTAGAACCCTGACTGTGAGCCGGGACTGAACCTTAAGATCAGTGCCCAACCTATTATGTATGAATGGAAGCCAATCCTACCAATAATGTTCCACCATTTAGTGGAAACCTTCCCCGAAGAGTAGGGGCTATTATAGCATGAAAGGGAGGGTCAACCTCATATTAATCCCCTTGGGTCTTTAAAAATAGTACCTGGTATCCATGTAGAGTATTAAATCAAAAGTAAATAGACTAAAACAgatgaaaacaacaaaaatgacatttattttatttcagggtGTGCTCCCTCTATGATGCCCTCTGCTTGGGAGAGGGGGATCTGAGAGCCGGGGAGCAGGTCTGGTCCgatggggcccactgggttttttcccggtgcctcgccggcccagtccaaccctgcagagAACCCCAGCCTGAACTCATAGATTATTCTTTCATTACTTTTACCAGACCTAAAACAATTATTGTAATTGTTATCACTTTCAGACCAGTTTTGTTTACGGTACAGGAATGGAAATAGGTGGATTATGGCCAAAATAGATTGTGGCACCCAAATAATTAGGGGGAGAAC
The genomic region above belongs to Xenopus tropicalis strain Nigerian chromosome 9, UCB_Xtro_10.0, whole genome shotgun sequence and contains:
- the LOC116407720 gene encoding uncharacterized protein LOC116407720 isoform X2, translating into MCQKAPSVCEGKEEDLRQKAPSVCEGKEEDLRQKAPSVCEGKEEDLRQKAPSVCEGKEEDLRQKAPSVCEGKEEDLRQKAPSVCEGKEEDLRQKAPSVCEGKEEDLRQKAPSVCEGKEEDLRQKAPSVCEGKEEDLRQKAPSVCEGKEEDLRQKAPSVCEGKEEDLRQKAPSVCEGKEEDLKIQIACGGFSSPLM
- the LOC116407720 gene encoding uncharacterized protein LOC116407720 isoform X1, coding for MCQKAPSVCEGKEEDLRQKAPSVCEGKEEDLRQKAPSVCEGKEEDLRQKAPSVCEGKEEDLRQKAPSVCEGKEEDLRQKAPSVCEGKEEDLRQKAPSVCEGKEEDLRQKAPSVCEGKEEDLRQKAPSVCEGKEEDLRQKAPSVCEGKEEDLRQKAPSVCEGKEEDLRQKAPSVCEGKEEDLRQKAPSVCEGKEEDLKIQIACGGFSSPLM
- the LOC100489893 gene encoding sprT-like domain-containing protein Spartan; this translates as MERHGFACKDVMHFLYMKAEQVTLGLFLTLQTLLHEMIHYYQRLRGTHDLEHGATFQYHMKRINRESGANITIYHDFIQEYESLKRHWWKCNGPCQQVVKRLTDRTPGSKAHKRKCGGDFIKIQEPENKRMRTDP